A region of Lycium barbarum isolate Lr01 chromosome 1, ASM1917538v2, whole genome shotgun sequence DNA encodes the following proteins:
- the LOC132609208 gene encoding uncharacterized protein LOC132609208 — protein MNFYTGGSSNNNDEKSFSSSSSSLDLDDTIAEEQQVILQNIRMNNYMLQYLQEYQKNEVFRVGSVPGHLVINRDREAADNNLFLDYFSDNPRYNDGTFRCRYRMSRNLFLRIVDAIKAHDTYFEQRVDAMGRFGLSTIQKITALFRMLAYGLPADATDEYVKIGESTAIESMKRFCRAIVEVFGQQYLRSPIANDVARLLHIGEQRGFPGMLGIAPPAHYVIQGNEYDVGYYLADSIYPKWFTIVQTIHESQSQKKKYFATKQKSCRKDVERAFGDLQSRFTIIAGPSRFWRKEVLHDILTSCIILHNIIIEDERDLNALIQDALEGPTPTVEMVIDENYRFKQFLARHKKNKNKDAHFALRNALVEHLWEQRTNHGS, from the exons ATGAATTTCTATACTGGAGGTTCTTCTAATAATAATGATGAAAAATccttttcatcatcatcatcatctttagaTTTAGATGATACTATTGCAGAAGAGCAGCAAGTAATCTTGCAAAATATTCGCATGAACAACTATATGTTGCAATATTTGCAAGAATATCAAAAAAATGAAGTTTTCAGAGTTGGCTCTGTTCCAGGTCATTTAGTAATCAATCGAGATCGTGAAGCAGCTGATAATAATTTATTTCTCGATTATTTTTCAGATAATCCACGCTATAATGATGGTACGTTTCGTTGTCGATATCGGATGTCCCGGAATTTGTTTCTTCGTATTGTTGATGCaattaaagctcatgatacgtACTTCGAACAACGTGTTGATGCGATGGGTAGATTTGGTTTATCTACTATACAAAAAATCACAGCTTTGTTTAGAATGTTGGCATACGGCTTGCCAGCGGATGCCACTGACGAATATGTGAAAATTGGAGAGTCAACTGCAATTGAAAGCATGAAGAGATTTTGTCGAGCTATCGTAGAGGTTTTTGGCCAGCAGTATCTGAGATCACCAATAGCTAACGATGTTGCAAGGCTTCTTCACATCGGTGAGCAGCGTGGTTTTCCAGGAATGCTAG GTATTGCTCCTCCCGCCCATTATGTTATTCAAGGAAACGAATATGATGTGGGTTATTATTTAGCTGACAGTATATATCCAAAATGGTTTACAATTGTACAAACCATTCATGAGTCACAATCTCAAAAGAAGAAATATTTCGCGACGAAACAAAAATCATGTCGAAAAGATGTTGAACGTGCATTCGGAGATTTGCAATCTCGTTTTACAATTATTGCAGGGCCGTCGCGTTTTTGGAGAAAAGAAGTGCTACATGATATATTAACATCATGTATTATACTGCACAACATAATAATCGAGGATGAGCGTGATCTTAATGCACTAATTCAAGATGCTTTAGAAGGTCCAACTCCAACAGTAGAAATGGTAATAGATGAAAATTATCGATTTAAACAATTTTTAGCTCGACACAAAAAAAATAAGAACAAAGATGCTCATTTTGCACTTCGTAATGCATTAGTAGAGCATTTATGGGAGCAACGTACTAATCATGGAAGTTGA